A stretch of Paraburkholderia phenazinium DNA encodes these proteins:
- a CDS encoding SDR family oxidoreductase gives MSDTIFVTGASGQLGQLVIKHLLARGVTHDRIVAGTRSPEKLASLAAAGIEVRKADFEDPQGLTAAFKGVGTVLIISTDALDGVGTRLKQHRNAVSSAVEAGVKRLAYTSMPNPGSSLLTFAPDHLETERTIKATGTPYVIFRNSWYHENLLRSLPNALKSGQWHTAAKGGRTSYVGREDIAEAIAAALVTTTSDSRTYTLTGSEALSTEQIADLARPATGKPLAVVHVSDEQLVTELNAADVPGVFISVLVSIEAEVRAGNLSIVTDHLESLIGRSPKRLADYLEEAKATYAV, from the coding sequence ATGAGCGACACCATTTTCGTCACCGGTGCATCCGGTCAACTCGGCCAGCTTGTTATCAAGCATCTGCTAGCGCGCGGCGTAACGCACGACCGCATCGTCGCCGGTACCCGCAGCCCGGAAAAGCTTGCCAGCCTCGCGGCAGCGGGCATTGAGGTTCGCAAGGCAGACTTCGAAGACCCGCAAGGCCTGACCGCAGCGTTCAAAGGCGTCGGCACCGTCCTGATCATTTCCACAGATGCGCTGGATGGGGTAGGCACACGATTGAAGCAGCATCGCAATGCGGTCTCGTCAGCCGTCGAGGCGGGAGTCAAGCGTCTCGCCTATACGTCGATGCCCAATCCAGGGAGTTCTTTGCTGACCTTTGCACCGGACCATCTGGAAACCGAGCGGACCATCAAGGCCACCGGTACGCCGTACGTGATTTTTAGAAACAGCTGGTATCACGAGAATCTGCTCAGGTCGCTCCCCAACGCGCTGAAAAGCGGGCAATGGCATACAGCGGCCAAAGGTGGGAGAACGTCGTACGTCGGAAGGGAGGACATCGCTGAAGCGATCGCCGCAGCGCTGGTCACGACAACCTCAGATAGCCGGACCTACACACTGACAGGGTCTGAAGCGCTGTCTACCGAACAAATCGCCGACCTCGCTCGCCCGGCTACAGGCAAGCCGCTTGCCGTCGTCCATGTGTCGGACGAGCAACTCGTCACGGAACTGAACGCGGCTGATGTTCCGGGCGTGTTTATTTCTGTATTGGTGTCAATCGAGGCAGAGGTTCGGGCTGGCAATCTTTCTATCGTCACGGACCATCTCGAATCGCTCATCGGCCGCTCTCCGAAGCGGCTTGCCGACTACCTGGAAGAGGCCAAGGCCACCTATGCAGTTTGA
- a CDS encoding winged helix-turn-helix transcriptional regulator: MGTTKPSIGDLKTRLDEARTQFGPLANCPVRDVIDIISGRWSSLLMLALAEHPHRFGELRRLVPDISQRMLTQTLHELQRDGYVNREVFPTKPPGVEYSLTELGHSMFEALNVLIQWADENHAAVTAARRQFDSQRESA; encoded by the coding sequence ATGGGAACCACCAAGCCGTCGATTGGCGATCTCAAGACAAGGCTGGACGAGGCCCGGACCCAATTCGGTCCTTTGGCGAATTGCCCGGTGCGCGACGTCATCGATATCATCAGCGGGCGCTGGAGTTCGCTGCTGATGTTGGCGCTGGCCGAGCACCCACATCGATTCGGTGAACTTCGCCGGTTGGTGCCGGACATCTCGCAGCGAATGCTCACACAGACGCTTCATGAGCTACAACGCGACGGCTACGTGAATCGCGAGGTCTTTCCCACGAAGCCACCGGGCGTCGAATACAGCCTGACTGAACTCGGTCATTCGATGTTCGAGGCGTTGAACGTTTTGATTCAATGGGCCGACGAGAATCACGCTGCAGTCACAGCGGCTCGCCGGCAATTTGATAGCCAGAGGGAATCTGCGTAA
- a CDS encoding NAD(P)/FAD-dependent oxidoreductase, with the protein MSRTTTNAISRRQLLTLIGKNLGAAAMMQGMSSLGFAATSTYAGPIRLDGAPKGTRILVLGAGMAGLVAAFELRNAGYQVQVLEYNNRAGGRAWTVRGGDRYTELGGATQYCDFADGLYLNPGPWRIPYHHQGVLDYAKRLKVPLEPFIQVNYNAYLHSTEAFGGKPQRFREVQTDYQGYIAELLSKAIHKEALDDALSADDAHLLLESLRQWGALDRHGVYQPNQRSSERRGFATAHGGGLMPKAVPSNLLPRDPLLASRLWQWLSSGNEQDFQSTIFQPVGGMDRIAHALYSQVASAVVLNARVTAISQDEQGVSVRYTDTVTRAERNAHADWLVCTIPLSILSQIDMAVGPSMRAAIDAVPYETSVKIGLQFGRRFWEEDEQIYGGITYTDLPISTIGYPATGYGSTGPAVLLGAYMWGPASYEMGALPPAERIAMALSQGSQIHPQYASEYQNGFAMSWSRSPFTNGCFAAWTDALRKAHYENLCQIDGRIVLAGEHASHIPAWQEGAVLSSLDAITRLHRRIVNG; encoded by the coding sequence ATGTCGAGAACAACCACCAATGCGATAAGCCGCCGGCAACTGCTAACGCTGATCGGCAAGAACCTCGGCGCGGCCGCCATGATGCAGGGCATGAGCTCGTTGGGGTTCGCCGCCACCTCGACCTACGCCGGACCGATCAGACTCGATGGCGCGCCGAAAGGAACACGAATTCTCGTGCTCGGCGCGGGCATGGCTGGCCTCGTCGCAGCGTTTGAGTTGAGGAACGCGGGTTACCAGGTGCAGGTGCTTGAGTACAACAACCGTGCGGGTGGTCGGGCCTGGACCGTTAGGGGTGGGGATCGTTATACAGAACTCGGCGGTGCCACCCAGTACTGCGATTTCGCAGACGGGCTTTACCTGAACCCAGGGCCTTGGCGCATTCCGTATCACCACCAGGGCGTACTCGACTATGCCAAACGCCTGAAGGTGCCGCTCGAGCCATTCATCCAGGTGAATTACAACGCATACCTGCATTCGACGGAGGCTTTCGGCGGCAAACCGCAACGATTCCGGGAGGTGCAGACCGACTATCAAGGCTATATCGCCGAGTTGCTTTCCAAAGCAATCCACAAGGAAGCACTCGATGATGCGTTGTCAGCCGACGATGCGCATCTGCTACTCGAATCCTTGCGCCAATGGGGTGCGCTCGATCGGCATGGTGTCTATCAACCGAACCAGCGAAGCAGTGAACGCCGCGGATTCGCGACCGCGCATGGCGGTGGGTTGATGCCCAAGGCCGTGCCGTCGAATCTGCTCCCGCGCGATCCCTTGCTTGCATCCCGTCTGTGGCAATGGCTCTCGTCTGGGAACGAGCAGGACTTTCAGAGCACCATTTTCCAGCCCGTCGGCGGCATGGACAGGATTGCCCATGCGCTTTATTCGCAGGTTGCGAGTGCCGTTGTGCTCAACGCCAGAGTCACGGCCATCTCGCAGGACGAGCAGGGCGTCAGCGTGCGCTACACGGACACGGTCACTCGAGCCGAACGGAACGCGCACGCGGATTGGCTGGTGTGCACCATCCCGCTCTCGATTCTGAGTCAGATCGACATGGCGGTCGGCCCGAGCATGCGCGCCGCGATCGATGCGGTGCCCTACGAGACATCCGTGAAAATCGGGCTGCAATTTGGCCGGCGATTCTGGGAAGAAGACGAGCAGATCTACGGCGGCATCACCTACACCGACCTGCCGATCTCGACGATCGGCTATCCGGCAACAGGTTACGGATCGACAGGTCCTGCGGTACTGCTTGGCGCCTACATGTGGGGACCCGCCAGCTATGAGATGGGTGCACTGCCCCCGGCGGAACGGATCGCCATGGCATTGAGCCAGGGTAGCCAGATTCATCCGCAATATGCGAGCGAGTACCAGAACGGCTTCGCAATGAGCTGGAGCCGATCGCCGTTCACGAATGGCTGCTTCGCCGCCTGGACAGATGCGTTGAGAAAGGCGCACTACGAGAATCTCTGTCAGATCGACGGACGGATCGTCCTTGCCGGAGAGCACGCTTCCCATATCCCGGCATGGCAGGAAGGCGCGGTGTTGTCGTCGCTGGATGCGATCACCCGGTTGCATCGGAGAATCGTCAATGGATAG
- a CDS encoding c-type cytochrome, with product MDRPWSISGVMLMALLMVAAKVSAQAVVQDAPRTFTLSPGYRFTETSGEALYNATCAGCHMPDGKGAQGAGHYPALADNPAVEAAPYVIVNILHGRKGMPSFGDSMSDDQVAAVVNYTRTHFGNRFDGDVTAGQVRSLR from the coding sequence ATGGATAGGCCGTGGTCGATCTCCGGCGTAATGTTGATGGCCTTGCTGATGGTAGCCGCGAAGGTATCGGCTCAGGCGGTGGTGCAGGACGCACCACGCACCTTCACGCTTTCGCCTGGCTACCGCTTCACCGAAACGAGCGGCGAAGCGCTTTACAACGCTACCTGCGCGGGATGCCATATGCCGGATGGAAAAGGCGCACAGGGCGCGGGTCACTACCCGGCGCTCGCTGACAACCCGGCAGTCGAAGCGGCACCCTACGTCATCGTCAACATACTGCACGGCCGAAAGGGGATGCCATCTTTTGGCGACTCGATGAGTGACGATCAGGTTGCTGCTGTCGTCAACTACACGAGAACCCATTTCGGCAACCGGTTTGACGGGGATGTCACGGCAGGGCAGGTTAGAAGTCTGCGTTGA
- a CDS encoding sensor domain-containing phosphodiesterase, translated as MADASARENPAESTALAAPAIDAQLRAVRNGSQPWAETWAWYRAGEQLHLAGHGDASLDWPQTIAEQGLVKLCAGRGWLRFATGRGERVLGWLIAPATFADDESLQEFARSLGERAQTDALARAQNTQRVLYEIAYLASSVPDRAEFLRRVHERLGTLIDAENFYLALYDRKSGKITYPYYVDVIDADVIEAENFDILDPARPSMTAQVLTTGQPLFVDAATIRAGKDAGIFYPIGDCPEFWMGAPLKNASDEVFGMLAMQVYDVSRIYSAEDRELFLVVARHVAMALDRILHRADLEEQVARRTSELSQVNAALREGIAQRERAEHLQATLFQIAELSSRPGDMVGFFGSLHQIVGELLYAHNFYIALFDAETQTVSFPYYVDEHIHEPPPPRFGRRGLTEYVIRERRPCLLDEDGALRLISEGEIETNTSEVRLRSWLGVPLFDGDDVRGVLAVQSYAPLVRYSQRDQELLTFVSHHIDTALSRRRAADALHAANAELESRVQIRTRELDNANARLVHENLHDSLTGLPNRSHLLQRLQTAWSAYCETGSQLTVMFLDLDRFKIVNDSLGHHCGDMLLVQAADRLRGCLRSTDLLARLGGDEFAILSPDAPLSDAVFIAERILAAFDLPFDIDEHAVFSSCSIGIVNADCQYHNKPADLLRDADIAMYRVKSAGRDSYVVFNHELRREVLDQVEREGALRNALKRDDELLPYFQPIVDVATGDVVALEALIRWRQPDGRIVSPGEFLPRFEGLRLIGRLDLYMLTRVAIILSAPERANWPPVHVNCSSFSITRPEFADDVLALLHRHGVSPSRVCLELTEGALVAEPDLARSTMQRLADNGMSVVLDDFGAGFSSLSYVHQYRFSGLKIDKSFILELTASARSRAIVTAIVRMAESLGLPVVAEGVEDAGTLAILREMGAAQAQGYFFDKPMPLDALPGLSNRERGAGTVAKASAC; from the coding sequence ATGGCTGACGCATCCGCACGCGAAAATCCGGCGGAGAGCACCGCGCTGGCTGCGCCGGCAATCGATGCCCAATTGCGGGCGGTGAGGAACGGCAGCCAGCCATGGGCCGAAACGTGGGCCTGGTATCGCGCGGGCGAGCAGTTGCACCTTGCCGGCCACGGCGATGCATCGCTCGACTGGCCGCAAACCATCGCCGAACAGGGTCTCGTAAAACTCTGCGCTGGCCGGGGGTGGCTACGCTTTGCCACGGGCCGCGGCGAACGGGTGCTCGGCTGGCTCATTGCGCCAGCCACATTTGCTGACGACGAATCCCTGCAGGAATTCGCCCGGAGTCTGGGCGAACGCGCTCAGACCGACGCCCTCGCGCGTGCCCAGAACACGCAGCGCGTGCTGTATGAAATCGCCTATCTCGCGAGTTCAGTGCCTGATCGCGCGGAGTTCCTGAGGCGCGTGCACGAGCGCCTCGGTACGCTGATCGACGCCGAGAATTTCTACCTGGCGCTGTACGACCGCAAAAGCGGCAAGATCACTTACCCGTACTATGTTGACGTGATCGACGCCGATGTCATCGAAGCGGAAAACTTCGACATTCTCGATCCTGCGCGTCCGTCGATGACTGCCCAGGTGCTGACGACCGGTCAGCCGCTCTTCGTCGATGCTGCGACGATCCGCGCCGGAAAGGACGCCGGTATTTTCTACCCGATCGGCGACTGCCCCGAGTTCTGGATGGGCGCGCCGCTGAAGAATGCTTCGGATGAAGTCTTCGGCATGCTTGCGATGCAGGTGTACGACGTCTCGCGGATCTACAGCGCCGAGGACCGCGAGCTCTTCCTGGTGGTAGCGCGGCACGTAGCCATGGCATTAGACCGGATCCTGCACCGCGCCGATCTGGAGGAACAGGTCGCGCGTCGCACCTCTGAACTCTCGCAGGTCAATGCAGCGCTGCGCGAAGGCATCGCCCAGCGCGAACGTGCTGAACACCTGCAGGCAACGCTCTTTCAGATCGCAGAGCTTTCGAGCCGCCCCGGAGACATGGTGGGATTCTTTGGCAGCCTGCACCAGATCGTCGGCGAGCTGCTCTACGCGCACAATTTCTACATCGCACTCTTTGATGCGGAAACCCAGACCGTTTCCTTTCCGTACTACGTCGACGAACATATCCACGAGCCACCACCACCGCGCTTTGGGCGACGCGGCCTTACCGAATACGTGATCCGCGAGCGTCGCCCTTGCCTTCTTGACGAGGACGGCGCATTACGCCTGATATCCGAAGGCGAGATCGAAACGAACACTTCAGAAGTGCGGCTTCGCTCGTGGCTTGGGGTACCGCTGTTCGATGGAGATGACGTACGCGGAGTGCTCGCCGTACAAAGCTACGCGCCACTCGTTCGTTACTCGCAGCGCGATCAGGAACTGCTGACGTTCGTGTCGCACCATATCGACACCGCGCTGTCCCGCCGACGAGCCGCCGATGCCCTGCATGCGGCGAACGCAGAACTCGAATCCCGCGTTCAGATTCGCACGCGGGAGCTCGACAACGCCAACGCACGCCTCGTGCATGAAAATTTGCACGACTCGCTAACCGGGCTGCCGAACCGGAGCCACCTGCTCCAAAGGCTGCAGACCGCATGGAGTGCCTATTGCGAAACGGGCAGCCAACTGACGGTAATGTTCCTTGATCTTGATCGCTTCAAGATCGTGAACGACAGCCTCGGCCACCACTGCGGAGACATGTTGCTCGTTCAGGCGGCGGATCGCTTGCGCGGCTGCCTGCGTTCGACCGATCTGCTGGCGCGTCTCGGCGGCGACGAATTTGCAATTCTCTCGCCAGATGCTCCGTTGAGCGATGCCGTTTTCATTGCGGAGCGCATACTCGCCGCATTCGATCTGCCGTTCGATATTGACGAGCACGCGGTTTTCTCTTCGTGCAGCATCGGCATTGTGAACGCCGACTGCCAGTACCACAACAAGCCAGCCGACCTCCTGCGTGACGCGGATATCGCGATGTATCGCGTGAAAAGCGCAGGCCGCGACAGCTATGTCGTGTTCAATCACGAGCTGCGAAGGGAGGTGCTGGATCAGGTGGAGCGCGAAGGTGCGCTGCGTAATGCGCTTAAACGCGACGATGAACTGCTGCCGTATTTCCAGCCCATCGTCGACGTCGCGACGGGCGACGTTGTCGCGCTTGAAGCGCTGATTCGCTGGCGGCAGCCGGATGGACGGATTGTCAGTCCCGGCGAGTTCTTGCCGCGGTTCGAAGGCTTGCGGCTAATCGGGCGACTCGACCTTTACATGCTTACCCGCGTCGCCATCATTTTGTCGGCGCCGGAGCGCGCGAACTGGCCGCCCGTCCACGTAAACTGCTCGAGCTTTAGTATCACGCGGCCTGAGTTTGCGGACGACGTGCTCGCGCTGTTGCACCGGCACGGTGTCTCGCCCTCGCGCGTGTGCCTTGAATTGACGGAAGGCGCGCTCGTTGCCGAACCCGATCTTGCGCGCAGTACGATGCAGCGTCTCGCAGATAACGGCATGTCTGTTGTACTTGATGACTTCGGCGCCGGATTCTCGTCGTTGAGTTATGTTCACCAGTATCGCTTCAGCGGTCTGAAGATCGACAAGTCGTTTATCCTCGAACTCACCGCGAGCGCCCGCAGCCGGGCGATCGTCACAGCGATCGTGCGAATGGCGGAATCGCTCGGTCTGCCGGTCGTCGCAGAGGGCGTCGAGGATGCGGGGACACTCGCGATACTGCGGGAAATGGGCGCTGCCCAGGCGCAGGGGTATTTCTTCGATAAACCGATGCCGCTTGATGCTCTTCCGGGTTTGTCGAACCGTGAGCGCGGCGCGGGCACGGTTGCGAAAGCGTCGGCTTGCTAG
- a CDS encoding GGDEF domain-containing protein codes for MSWRELPDLFSVGLLIYAFVAVARPAGSTMTRLWLRGWICIEIHFAAYSFLALPGAWGAAADAIGTAALIWCAQLFCWSMDAEPRHWSSRLMFWSRALVYTLYICLADWPGVPAPPRMVVATLLALVPLTIFYVLPSAQRTTTRLTTVVLDIALAVALLFCEMLPATLGVQTATMLCAAYLYCCIQCWFMLKARTGGFIVTFVGLLTWAAVFPMGLLTDLWLPKVEFDVEMWNLPKFLVAVGMIMLLLENQLKQNQHLADHDELTGLPNRRLFESRLGAALSRAQQKGVRVAVLAIDLDGFKSINDRFGHRAGDLALQDVAHRFAGCVQSGDTLARTGGDEFSLLLECPMNRDTAVSIAKCLQDSLMAPAKASGEQVQLGASIGIALFPEDAGTLDQLCSLADQRMYAAKRDAQLLAQTA; via the coding sequence ATGTCCTGGCGAGAATTACCGGATCTGTTCTCGGTCGGATTACTGATCTACGCATTTGTAGCGGTCGCACGGCCTGCCGGCTCGACCATGACCCGGCTTTGGTTGCGCGGCTGGATCTGCATCGAAATACACTTCGCCGCGTATTCGTTTCTCGCGTTGCCCGGAGCCTGGGGCGCAGCGGCAGATGCAATCGGCACGGCCGCGCTCATCTGGTGTGCGCAGCTCTTCTGCTGGTCGATGGACGCGGAGCCTCGGCATTGGAGTAGCCGGCTCATGTTCTGGAGCCGTGCGCTCGTCTACACGTTGTACATCTGCCTTGCGGATTGGCCCGGCGTGCCTGCGCCGCCGAGAATGGTTGTTGCAACCTTGCTCGCGCTGGTCCCGCTGACTATCTTCTACGTCCTTCCGTCCGCGCAGCGAACCACCACGCGCCTTACAACGGTAGTGCTCGACATTGCTCTAGCCGTCGCCCTGTTATTTTGCGAAATGCTCCCCGCAACCCTAGGCGTGCAGACAGCGACGATGCTCTGCGCCGCCTACCTATACTGCTGCATTCAGTGCTGGTTCATGCTGAAGGCGCGCACCGGTGGCTTTATCGTCACGTTCGTCGGGCTGTTGACCTGGGCGGCGGTTTTTCCTATGGGGCTGCTCACAGACCTCTGGCTGCCCAAAGTTGAGTTCGACGTCGAAATGTGGAATCTGCCCAAGTTCCTGGTTGCGGTCGGCATGATCATGTTGCTGCTTGAAAATCAGCTCAAGCAGAATCAACATCTGGCGGACCACGATGAACTGACCGGCTTGCCAAATCGAAGGCTATTCGAAAGCCGGCTGGGTGCGGCGCTCTCGCGGGCACAGCAGAAAGGAGTCAGGGTCGCTGTGCTGGCGATCGATCTGGATGGATTCAAGTCGATCAATGACAGATTCGGCCATCGTGCCGGCGACCTGGCGTTGCAGGATGTCGCCCATCGCTTTGCTGGCTGTGTCCAAAGCGGCGACACTCTGGCGAGGACCGGCGGCGACGAATTTAGCCTTCTACTTGAGTGCCCGATGAATCGGGACACCGCTGTCAGTATCGCCAAATGCCTGCAGGATAGCTTGATGGCGCCTGCGAAGGCGTCAGGCGAGCAGGTCCAACTGGGCGCAAGCATTGGCATCGCGCTTTTTCCAGAAGACGCCGGAACGCTGGATCAACTGTGTTCGTTGGCGGATCAGCGGATGTATGCGGCGAAGCGGGATGCGCAGCTTTTGGCGCAAACGGCTTGA